The Pristiophorus japonicus isolate sPriJap1 chromosome 3, sPriJap1.hap1, whole genome shotgun sequence genome has a segment encoding these proteins:
- the vax1 gene encoding ventral anterior homeobox 1, with protein sequence MEVRCNREPIMEAESSRGLNGLREGKETSSNSRDSHGNLRNSLMQDQQETFPASAVSDDCNKTKSSTTDPDYCRRILVRDAKGSIREIILPKGLDLDRPKRTRTSFTAEQLYRLEMEFQRCQYVVGRERTELARQLNLSETQVKVWFQNRRTKQKKDQGKDSDVRSTASETAATCSVLRLLEQGRLLSPPGLSGLLPCASSTLGSALRAPVVGLGTTLGVSSLAVGTSGAPTLTTTHPGHNVFSMPVPSLLGTVTTRLASPLTVTGSLTGNLQELSARYLSSSAFEPYSRNGKRETMDKKLMD encoded by the exons ATGGAAGTCAGATGCAATCGAGAGCCAATAATGGAAGCGGAGTCGAGCAGAGGTTTAAATGGGCTCCGGGAAGGGAAGGAAACCAGCTCGAATTCAAGGGATTCTCACGGAAACCTTCGGAATTCTTTAATGCAGGACCAGCAGGAGACTTTCCCAGCTTCGGCAGTCTCCGATGACTGCAATAAAACAAAATCTAGTACTACTGACCCGGACTATTGTAGACGGATTCTTGTAAGAG ATGCCAAGGGATCTATAAGAGAAATAATTCTACCCAAAGGGCTGGATCTTGATCGCCCCAAACGCACCCGAACGTCCTTCACCGCGGAGCAGTTGTATCGTCTAGAAATGGAGTTCCAACGCTGTCAGTACGTTGTGGGAAGGGAGAGAACGGAATTGGCTCGACAGCTCAACTTGTCAGAAACTCAG GTGAAAGTCTGGTTTCAAAACCGACGCACGAAGCAGAAAAAGGACCAAGGCAAAGATTCCGACGTTCGGTCGACGGCTTCCGAGACCGCAGCAACTTGCAGTGTACTGCGGCTCCTGGAGCAAGGACGGCTGCTGTCCCCGCCTGGCTTGTCGGGTCTGCTGCCCTGCGCCTCCAGCACCCTGGGATCGGCTCTGCGTGCCCCCGTGGTTGGCCTTGGCACCACACTGGGCGTCTCGTCACTGGCAGTGGGGACATCGGGAGCACCGACACTAACCACCACCCATCCCGGACACAATGTTTTCAGTATGCCCGTGCCGTCTCTCCTCGGGACGGTAACCACCAGGCTCGCCTCGCCCTTAACTGTAACCGGATCGTTGACGGGGAACTTGCAGGAACTATCTGCGAGGTACTTGAGCTCTTCCGCGTTCGAACCCTATTCTAGGAATGGCAAAAGAGAAACGATGGACAAAAAACTAATGGACTGA